One stretch of Akkermansia sp. RCC_12PD DNA includes these proteins:
- a CDS encoding ABC transporter ATP-binding protein: MIHADQLSKEFGRFQAVKNASFTIEKGEIVGFLGPNGAGKTTTLRMLTGYLPPTSGTASIAGFDIVKDPLNARKHLGYLPEHVPLYDDQRVTEYLKFRARLKGISSKQIWPSVSKVVEQCGLDPVRRKMIRTLSKGYRQRVGLADALLGEPDLLILDEPTNGLDPNQIRQIRELIKGLAENHTIILSTHILSEVEMICNKVIIIDQGTIKAADTPSNLTANLRAAGKITLEFRGDLPLVTEKLEAMEHVKKVIHEGTDADGWHTLTVRAEAGTDTREKAARLLAEQGCPLRHIYRHTPTLEEVFVEMTRKD, translated from the coding sequence ATGATTCACGCCGACCAGCTTTCCAAAGAATTCGGCCGCTTTCAAGCGGTTAAAAATGCGTCTTTCACGATTGAAAAGGGAGAGATTGTAGGTTTTCTCGGACCGAACGGCGCAGGTAAGACAACAACCCTGCGCATGCTCACCGGCTATCTTCCCCCTACTTCCGGAACGGCCTCCATCGCGGGATTCGACATTGTAAAAGACCCTCTGAACGCCCGCAAGCACCTGGGCTACCTGCCGGAGCACGTCCCGCTTTACGACGATCAGCGCGTAACGGAATACCTGAAATTCCGCGCACGCCTTAAAGGCATCTCCTCCAAGCAGATATGGCCGTCCGTCTCCAAGGTGGTGGAACAGTGCGGGCTGGACCCCGTGCGCCGCAAGATGATCCGCACCCTCTCCAAGGGCTACCGACAGCGCGTGGGCCTCGCGGACGCCCTGCTGGGCGAGCCGGACCTGCTGATTCTGGACGAACCCACCAATGGACTGGACCCCAACCAGATACGCCAAATACGGGAACTGATCAAGGGGTTGGCGGAAAACCACACCATCATTCTCTCCACCCACATCCTCAGTGAAGTGGAAATGATCTGCAATAAAGTCATCATCATTGACCAGGGCACGATCAAGGCGGCGGACACCCCTTCCAACCTGACGGCCAACCTCCGCGCCGCCGGAAAAATCACTCTGGAATTCCGCGGGGACCTCCCCCTGGTCACGGAAAAGCTGGAAGCCATGGAACACGTCAAGAAAGTGATCCACGAAGGCACGGACGCCGACGGATGGCACACGCTCACCGTGCGCGCGGAAGCCGGAACGGACACCCGTGAAAAGGCCGCCCGGCTCCTGGCGGAACAGGGCTGCCCCCTGCGCCACATCTACCGCCATACTCCCACTCTGGAAGAAGTATTCGTGGAAATGACCCGCAAAGACTAG
- a CDS encoding ABC transporter permease subunit has protein sequence MSPVLTIFRKELRSYLMTPYGWVILAFIVALQSVSLSGTLKAFQLAPQKEGILFFILHSPMFWFYFLFIFPLITMRSLAEEEKTGTLESLLTAPVKTWQVVLGKYFSAYVFYIILWLPMLLYPLLADWSNLIVQWAYGYDAGMALPYRLADWAGAYAILLLIGAWFTSIGIFASSLTGSQIISGIITIGLLVLIFFMGLIPVVWGEFPAAGIFHYISCSEHLDRFSAGLVDTRPLVFYLTMTVLTLAVSIRIIDHRRWKH, from the coding sequence ATGTCACCGGTACTCACCATTTTCAGAAAAGAACTCAGAAGCTATCTGATGACCCCCTACGGCTGGGTCATTCTGGCCTTCATCGTGGCCCTGCAAAGCGTCTCCCTGTCCGGCACGCTCAAGGCGTTCCAACTGGCCCCGCAAAAGGAAGGCATTCTGTTCTTCATCCTGCATTCCCCCATGTTCTGGTTCTACTTCCTGTTCATCTTCCCGCTGATCACCATGCGTTCCCTGGCGGAAGAGGAAAAGACGGGCACGCTGGAATCCCTGCTCACCGCTCCCGTCAAAACCTGGCAGGTCGTTCTGGGCAAATACTTTTCCGCCTATGTCTTTTACATCATCCTGTGGCTGCCCATGCTGCTGTACCCGCTGCTCGCGGACTGGTCCAACCTGATTGTGCAGTGGGCTTACGGATATGACGCCGGCATGGCCCTCCCCTACCGTCTGGCGGACTGGGCCGGAGCATACGCCATCCTGCTGCTGATAGGTGCATGGTTCACCTCCATCGGCATCTTTGCCTCCTCCCTCACGGGCAGCCAGATCATCTCCGGCATCATCACCATCGGCCTGCTGGTGCTGATCTTCTTCATGGGGCTCATTCCCGTGGTCTGGGGGGAATTCCCCGCGGCGGGCATCTTTCACTATATTTCCTGCTCGGAACACCTGGACCGCTTCTCAGCCGGGCTCGTTGACACGCGCCCCCTTGTCTTTTACCTGACCATGACCGTCCTGACGCTGGCCGTCTCCATACGCATCATCGACCACCGCCGCTGGAAGCATTGA
- the dnaA gene encoding chromosomal replication initiator protein DnaA gives MTPSSELPAAWTKITGALQTIMSPEVYGLWFPKFSLLEDSGKTLTLVCDDPMAALWVENSYTPELKQAAMLALGGERNVKFVCADEVASEQETDAPAQKSSARKKNAQPDESPARTAKKTRPQGARAALNDLYTFDSFVMYEDSRFAYQAAISAAQSERPLFNPLFLYGKSGVGKTHLLQAIGHEVLRQESSANVVYVTGEQFANEFIDASRTQNGQSFAKLRRKYRKADVLLVDDVQFISGKEKTVEEFLHTFDALFHAHKTIVLCADAAACDISNLDVRLAARLESGLTVELTLPGDEDRLEILRSKRDRAGMNVSDEILEFLASRIQKSVRRLEGALLRVATFTSLSGDMPDISKIEQLLRDILREETSRVLSVETIQKRVADFYELKVSDLTGKRRPNSIAFPRQIAMYLSRRLTECSLKDIGNAFGGRDHGTVIHANKLVASRMENDVRVRDIVLRLEEDLQG, from the coding sequence ATGACCCCTTCATCCGAATTGCCAGCAGCATGGACCAAAATCACAGGAGCCCTTCAAACGATCATGTCCCCGGAGGTTTACGGGCTGTGGTTCCCCAAATTTTCCCTGCTGGAAGATTCCGGAAAAACCCTGACGCTGGTATGCGATGATCCGATGGCCGCCCTGTGGGTGGAAAACAGCTACACGCCGGAGCTGAAACAGGCGGCCATGCTGGCACTGGGAGGGGAACGCAATGTAAAATTTGTCTGCGCGGACGAGGTGGCTTCCGAACAGGAAACGGACGCGCCGGCACAGAAATCCTCCGCACGCAAAAAAAACGCCCAGCCGGACGAATCCCCGGCCCGCACCGCCAAAAAGACACGCCCCCAGGGAGCCAGAGCCGCGTTGAATGATTTGTACACGTTTGACTCCTTCGTGATGTATGAAGACAGCAGGTTTGCGTACCAGGCGGCCATTTCCGCCGCCCAGTCGGAACGCCCCCTCTTCAATCCCCTCTTTTTATACGGAAAATCCGGCGTAGGAAAAACCCATCTTCTGCAAGCGATCGGCCATGAAGTTCTCCGTCAGGAATCCTCCGCAAACGTGGTGTACGTGACGGGTGAACAATTCGCGAATGAATTCATTGACGCTTCCCGCACCCAGAACGGCCAGAGCTTTGCCAAACTGCGCCGCAAATACCGCAAGGCGGACGTTCTGCTGGTGGACGACGTGCAGTTCATTTCCGGCAAGGAAAAGACGGTGGAAGAATTCCTGCACACGTTTGACGCCCTGTTCCATGCCCACAAGACCATCGTGCTTTGCGCCGATGCCGCCGCCTGCGACATTTCCAACCTGGACGTCCGCCTGGCCGCCCGGCTGGAATCCGGCCTGACGGTGGAACTGACCCTGCCCGGAGACGAAGACCGGCTGGAAATCCTGCGGAGCAAGCGCGACCGTGCCGGAATGAACGTATCCGACGAAATTCTGGAATTCCTCGCCAGCCGCATCCAGAAAAGCGTGCGCCGGCTGGAAGGCGCCCTGCTCCGCGTAGCCACATTTACTTCCCTGTCCGGAGACATGCCGGACATCTCCAAGATCGAACAGCTCCTGCGCGACATCCTCCGGGAGGAAACCAGCCGTGTCCTCTCCGTGGAAACCATCCAGAAACGCGTGGCGGACTTTTATGAACTGAAGGTGAGCGACCTGACCGGAAAACGCCGGCCGAACAGCATTGCCTTCCCCCGCCAGATAGCCATGTACCTGAGCCGCCGCCTGACGGAATGCTCCCTGAAGGACATCGGCAACGCGTTCGGCGGCCGTGACCACGGCACCGTCATTCATGCCAACAAGCTCGTAGCCTCCCGCATGGAAAACGACGTCCGCGTCCGCGATATTGTGCTCCGGCTGGAAGAAGACCTCCAGGGCTGA